The following nucleotide sequence is from Solanum dulcamara chromosome 7, daSolDulc1.2, whole genome shotgun sequence.
TTGTTTCAAGTTtgatctatttttctttttaaatcatttttaaaaaatgattctttttcctttttagcaattttttaatttcaatttttcatatgacatatttaagaccacaatattaaagagtattttggtacatttgacaaatttttaattttacaacaaaaaattcaaaagtcttctttattttttaaactccatgtcaaattaaaatagatCACTCAATTTGAAATGGAGGGAATAGTATGTACATATTTTATAAGATAATatccattttaaaataaagtgtTAGattaataaagaataatttgcTTGAATGATCAGTGTAAATAGGGAAAATGGCCAAATATACTTCTAGATGATGTATAATAGGTCAATTTATCCTCTGTTACGTTTTTGGTTAAATATATCCTcgtcattatattttttttgctcAAGTATGCCTTTCAATTAGCAAAATAGTTCAAAATACTCCtctaaaacaagaaaaaaattattcaattttactcttaaactatttgaaatagaaATTTTTGCCCTACATTTAAAGTTCGGGACAAATGCTCTTAATTGTAATGACTTGAGCAAAAACTTATGTGGGAGATTATGAGATTTATTCGACTATTTCAAATGACAATCTTTATATAATGTCAATTTTATGTTCTATATAAAGTTTAATTGTATGCATTAATTTTTCAACTAAACATTCATTCTATTGtttcatttcaaaaattattatatcgGCCCTCGATTGAAATTTGAGATGACTTAAAATTACGATaagtaatataatataataagcTATACAAATTTGGTTTCTATTATTATATCATTCTTAGATTAAGTaaactaaataattttcaatagtTATGTAAGAAAAGGTTTGTTTATCATGTTTAGaaataagaactcataactaaCGTATAacaaacaagaagaaaaaaaaaggttataTGTCATTGTTTTTAGTTATTAAATTGGAAAGTGTTTATATTACTTATTTTCTTATGTGTTATTATGTCTCACTCTCACACATTCAACTCCTCTCACCCTATTCTCCACCACCACTCCCacctccacccccacccccaaacgtaaaaaagaataataataattaaaagatcAAGGACAAAACTGTCTAATTTTGAATAgtttaagggtaaaattgatttatttttcttgtaGAGTTTTTTTGAGCTATTTTGCTAGTTGGAGGGCatttttgagtcaaaaataaaaCGGTGAGGATATTTTTGAActaaaaacataacaaaagataaaattaacTTATCTTAAATAGTTCAGGAGTATATTTTGCCATTTTTCTAGGCTTACAATGGTTAATTACTGCTAGCgaaaatgtgaaaatataaagaacaaggaagaacaacaatatttaaTGTAGTTCAGTTCAGAATGATCTTACGTCCTCCAGAGAATAACTGtatttatattaacaaagaaaggagagagatcccaaatacatctaagagaattgctctatcaattctctactcttctaatgtatatTGCAAATGGcttagaatatgagaagaaaagagagaaatgTGATGAGAGGTGTGTTTTAAATGAATCAAGAGCTACCTATTTATATGTCATTCATGACATCACATTGTGTCAAgatgtcaaagtttaccaaactttcacttaccaagttgctacattaatttatctaaaatcttgtcaattttaacaaatctccaccttggcaagattctccattttcaactATCTCAATAACTTTTGATTGTGTCTTCAAACTCTATTCTTTTAATATCCACTATGGTTTGCATTCCAAGCATGCGTATGAACAACTCTGGTCAAAACTTCTAAGCTTACTGGACAATCCCGTTGTAAGAAATAAGAAGAATCAAACCTTTGTTGAACACACTAGCTCCACCTAGCAGTTGTTCTCCTAGAGTTGCATCAGTTGATGCATACTCTCGCCAAGTCTTTGCAGTGTGCAAACTTGGCAAATGGGACTATCTTGGTCAACATGTCTGCAGCATTATCGTCTGTGATAACCTTCTTGACCTTGATAGCTCCCTTTTCAATGACATCTCGAATGATATGGAATCTGACATCAATATGTTTGGTGCGCTCatgaaatttttgatttttaatcaaatgCATAGCATTTTGACTATCACATCTTAGAGTTGATTCCAGTTGAACCAAACTCAATTCTACCACCAAACTTTTTAACCAGATAACTTCTTTCACCGCCTCTGTTGCTGCCATATATTCTGCCTCTATTGTAGACAAAGCAACAAACGACTGTAAAGTTGATTTTCAACTAACGGCACTGCCAACGAGAGTAAAGATGTATTCAATTGTGGACCTTCTTCGATCAAGATCCCTTGTATAGTCAGAATCCACATAACcaagaattgaaatatcttCACTTTTTTAAAAGGTTAGGCCAACACCATAAGCTCCTTTGAGATATCTCAATATCCACTTGCCAGCTTCCCAATGCCTTTTTTCTGCATTAACCATGTACCGCCTACCATATTTACAGATTGAGCAATATCTGGACATGTGCATACCATAGCATACATAATACTACCAACTGCGTTAGCATAAGAAAATTTTGACATATGCTCTACCTCATTCCCAGACTGAGGCATTTGTAACTCTGAAAGCTTAAAATGAGAAGCTAACGGTGTACTTACAGGCTTGCTCATATTCATATTGAATCTCTTAAGATCCTTTTCGATGTACCTCTTCTGAAAAAGATGTACAATACCATCTTCTCTTAAAATCTCCATTCCAAGAATTTTCTTTGGAGCTCCCAAATCCTTCATGTCAAATTTCTTGCTCAACAGTTTCTTCAACATATTTATCTTTATGATGTTGTTAGCAGCAATaagcatatcatcaacatacaataaTAGATAAATCATAGAGTTACCAAACATCTTTTTATGatacacacaactatcaaaTGCACTCCTCGAGAATCTATGTTTAAATGCACTCTTCGAGAATCTATGTATAGTCATGAATGCATCAAACCTCTTGTACCATTGTCTAAGAGATTGTTTCAAACCATACACAGACTTCTTTAGTTAGTACACATGATCTTTTTTTCCCTCAGTTAGGAAACCTTCAGGCTGATCCATATTGATTGTCTCTTTTATATCACCATGTAAGAAAGCAGTTTTGACATCAAGCTGTTGAAGctccaaatcaaattatgcaaccAATGCTAGTAGCAAACGAATTGAGCTATGTTTCATTTCTGGAGAGAATATCTCATTATACTCAATTCCCTCCTTTTGACTTAAAACCTTTGCAACTAATCTCGCCTTGAACCTAGCATTTTTCACTTCTGGAataccttttttctttttgtagatCCATTAGCCTTCAACTGTTCTCTTCCCCTTTGGCCTTTTAACTAAGCCCATATCCCATTTTTGTGAAGAGACTCCATCTCTTCCATCATGGCTAACCGCCATTGTGCAACATCTTTTCAAGAAGTTGCTTCAACATACGAGTAGGGCTTAAGGTTTTTAATCTCTTCTTTTGTAGCTATGAACACATATGCAGTTAGATTTGCTTGCTCTATAAGACGTTCCAATTTTCAAATCTGCCTTTTGTCCTTTATCTTCGCAATTGTGTATGGTTCATTGACAGTAAGTTCTTTAAGATCTGTATTTTTTGACTCATCAACTTATGTCTCTTGATCCTTTTCCTTGGTAACCTCCACCGGTAGCTCTACCTGCTCGTTGTTCTTGTTACTTGATAACTCCACAGAAACTTTACGAGGATCAAGTATAGAGGATTCATCAAAGGTAATATCTCTACTAACTATAAATTTGAGTAAAGACAAACACCAAAGTTTGTACCCTTTTACTCCATCTACATACCATACGAATATAGCCTTTTTAGCACTTAGGTCAAGCTTTCCTTCATTAACATGATAATAAGTCAGACACCCAAATATTCGCAGGTATGAATAGTTAGAGGGTTCACCTGACCATACCTCATTCCGAGTCTTAAAGTCAATCGTTGATGTTGGAGATCGATTGACAATATGAGAAGCAGTGTGAACTGCTTCAGCCCAAAACACTTTGGACATTTTGGCTTGTAAGAGCATACAACGAGCCTTCTTAAGAAGAGTTCTGTTCATTCTCTCGGAAACTCCATTCTATTGTGGTATTTGCCTGGATGTCTTATGTCTTTTGATCCCATGAACCTTGCAGAAACTATTGAACTCTTCACTGCAAAACTCCAAGCCATTGTCTGTGCGAAGATACttaatttttctctcaattgGATTCTCAACCAAAATCTTCCATTATTTAAATGCTTCAAAAGCATCACTTTTTGCCTTCAACAAACGCACTCAAACCTttcatgaaaaatcatcaatgaatgTGAGAAGATACCTCTTTCCTTCCTTCGATGGAAGCTAAGATGGACCCCATAAATCTAAATGGATGTAGTTTAGCACTCCTCCCATTTTGTGCTTGCTAGTGCTGAAACTGACCTTCTTTTGCTTTCTTAGGatacaatgctcacaaaattcAAGTGTGCAGATCATTGTTCAAAAGGTTGCATTTGATCAACATCTCCAGTCCTCGTACGCTCATATGACCTAGCCTCATGTGCGATAATCTTGCCTTGTCATCATCAGATAACTACTACATTGTAGATGCATTAACAGAGTCAACAATGGTGCTTCCTGCTAGTGTGTAGAGGCCATTCTCCAGCTTGGCCTTCAGCATGACTAAAGAACCTTTAGACACCTTTATTGTACATACCTCGCTCATGTACTTGTAGCCTTGTTTATCTAGACTACCTAGGGAGATCAAATTCTTCTTCAGATCAGAAACATGacgaacttttataatagtcCTCACGATTCCATCATGGCAGCGAGCCCGAATTGAACCAATGTCAACTATTTTACATGTTGCATTATTGTCCATTACTATAGTTCCTCCATTTGTCTCATAGCTACTGAACCAATCTCTTCGGAATGTCATATGTAGAGTACAACCAGAGTCTAACACCCATTTGTTGTCATTGACTCCACTATTGCATGATGTTGTTAGTACATATTCATCATCAGAATTATGTACCTTCTCAACAATAGATGCACTCGCCTTTTCTTTGGAATTTGACATAGGACAATCTCGTTTAGAATGTCCCTTCTTGTGACTACCCCAACACTCCGCATTCTTCTTGTTCACATGAGACTTTGATCTGTGCTTTGATTTTCTCTTTCCCTGTTGACTAGTACGACCTATCACAAAGAGCCCACTGGCTTCATCATCTTTGTCTCCTTCAAAATGACTCCGCACATCACAAGAGTTAAGTGATTCCCGCACTTGCTCAAGAGTGATAGGCGTCTTGCTATACATCATTGGATTCTCAATATCACAATATTTTGAAGTTAATGAAAATGGCAAAGCACATGCAAGCGTCTCCTCATCCTTCTTAATTTCGGTAATCTGTAAGTCCATCACAAGTTTATTTAATGCATCTAGATGGTCTTGCAACAAAGTACCTGACTCCATCTTAAATGTGTGAAGGTGCCATTGTAACAACATTCTCGTTGTAATCGACCGGTCCTGGTAAAGCCCTTCTAGCCTATCCTATAACTGTTTGTCCATCTCCTCGGTACTTGTACTCACTTCACAAAGTAAGTTAGGTGCAAGAGACAGTTGGATTGCACTCAATGCATCTCCTTCAATCTTCTCTTTGTCGGAAACCGATGTGGTATCGGGGTACTTTCCGTCAATAGCATAGATTGAACCTTCTCTCCGCAGTAACGCTATCATCTGGATTTTTCAGATATTGAAGTTGTTGCGTCTACTAAATCTATCAATTTCAAACTTCATGAAGTTCATTATTACTTGTTCTTCCTTTTCTACTACAAAGTATTTGGAAATACAAGAAatcaaagtaatttttttttgatgtggAAGTTTAGACTGTGCTACAACCACAGAGTATACTCAGACAGAAccttggctctgataccaattgttagcgaaaacatgaaaatataaaaatgaaggaagaacaacaatatttaacgtggttcggaTCAGAATGATCCTACGTCCACCAGAGAACAACTGcctttatattaacaaagaaagggGAGAGATCCCAAATACATTTAAGAGAATTGCTCTATCAATTCTCTactcttctaatgtattttgcaaatgacttagaatatgagaagacaagagagaGATGTGATGAgaggtgtgtttcaaatgaatcaagagcTACGTATTTATatgtcatccatgacatcacattgtgtcaagatgtcaaagtttaccaaacttttACCTACCAAGTTGCTACATTAATTtatctagaatcttgtcaattttaacagttacaaaaataaataaattatagaaGGTGAGTCAGTATAACGTTTGGTACTTTGTAAGATGAGAagaaaagttacttttttaagcctatccaaacgggctcaataTCACAATATTATAGAAGGTGAGTCagtataaaggatataaaagtaatttccatggtcaaagaaaatgactttaagcactttgggaaaaaaagttagaaatcctaacttttcatttctaactgactttaagaactttatggcttaaagtcagcattaggcaaacacatccaaaagctaaaaaggggctttaagttggttttgaccaacttaaagccaaaccaaacgggctcatagttTTAATATAAAGTCAAATGGATTAAACAAATTCAATACTACTATTTTACACATGTATTATCACCACATCTATGTAACTGTAGAATAGAAAGAATGCTAAATGCTACTTCCATGGTTATAATTCCTAAAAACAATTTACATCACTTTCATTATAAGACATTGTATTCGCCGAGTTTTTCCAAAAAGTTTTCTCCAACAAGAGATCCTTCTTTAACAAAAATGGCAGGATATCCAATTGGTGCTTCCACCCAAGCTTCAGAACCTTGTGTTGAATACAATTTTCCAGTCCAAATATGCTTCCATGATGAGTTTTCTCCTATCGGGAAATAGGCCTTAACAGTTTCCTTGCCTTTGTCGAGCACAGGTACCACAAGTATCTCTGTGCCAACTAGAAATTGCTCATATGTTAAGGTATGTACATGTTCATCTTCTGGATAGTGAAGGAAGAGATGTCGACAAATTGGTAGCCCTTTCTGAGAGGCTTCCTGAGTAATCAAAAAAAGTACCAACTCTTAGATCTTTTTGGTTTAAAATTCTAGTTTTGAAAAACCAATTCTAGAGAGATTGTATATATGTTACCTTAACTAGTTGAATCCTGTAAAACTTCCATGCTTTATAGACCTTGGCAAGACGTGCGAAATGTGACAGAGTTCTATTGTTAGAGTAGAACTGGCTGTTGCAAGATGGTTTGTTACCCTGAATAATCAGAAATGACAAAACATGTCAAATCTTTCAGCATGAGAGTGAAAAGAAAACTAAATGTACCATAATGCCGTTTAATTTTGTTTGTCTGGTTTTGACTTGAAAAGATAAGAAAGTAAGAAACTTTTGGTTCTTGTAGTCTTAAACTAAATGTACCATAATGCCCTTTAATTTTGTTGTCTTAAACATGTCGTGTGAAAAGTTAGATTAAAGAGTTGGTACAAAAGGAAAGAAACATTCTTGTTTAAACGGACTTAAAATGAAAGTAACACACAAAAATTGAATTGGAAGGAGTAGGAAATATGAGTCTGGGAGATGTGCTGAAACGTACTTCATGTGTCCGGAACACGGTGGTGAAGGCAGCCAATTCCATCCATCTCAAGAGAAGCTCTTCACTTCTTCGATACTTAAAAAATGGTAAGTTTACTGCACAGTAACCTCCAATGTCACTGTGATTAAGAGCATATCCTGAAAGTCCTCCGCTAAGCAAGCCAACGACTGCACTCTTGATGCCATCATTTTTTTGCCAACTCACCATTTGGTCTCCCTCCCAAAATAGCATTGCCCATTTCGGAGTATCCCTGTAACCAGCCCTCATGAAGAAAACCAAACCATCCTCTGGATCTTCTCCCTCTTTACCTACATGTGTGTTTTTCCATTCGTCCACGAATTCCCTGTTGATTTTTGCCCATAATTCAGGATATCTATTATGTGCTGCAATTGGATCTTCACCTGAATAATTAAAAGGACTATATATTAGTACTTTCTTAGACACAAATTTCTAAGAAGAAAAGGATGTTGTTGGAGGACCTGAATACAAGAAGGCATCCACAGGAAGGCCTTCGCCAAAATCTGCCATCCATCCTCTTACTCCATCATCTACCATTTCTTGCAGAATCTGCTTGAACCAATTTGCGGTACGTGGATGTGTCAAATCCAGCATCCCTACATCAAATGCTGTATTGGGAACCATATACAGCTCCCCATTCTTGTCTTTTACTAAGATATCCAACTTCTTTGCCTCCTCAAAATGGTGTCTTCTTAAGTTTGGCTTTTTATCCATCTGCAGTTTTGAACAAAAAACTTGTAAAGGATTCTTCTAGCAGTTCCACACAATAACGATAAATTAGCAGTTATGATGAATACCGGAGCCAGACAAGGATTGCAATATGTCATCACTTTGATATGTTGCATATTAAGGTCTCGAATTAGTTGTTTCCATCCCGAGTATCTCATTTCATCTGCTTCCCAATTCCACCAAAGTTGTGATCCAATGACTGTTTCTCTCTGCCCTACCCAATCCTGAACAAAAAGAGTACATGGAAAAGATGTTACGTACTTGGATAACTCATCTATTTATGAATCAATTTGAGTATTCTTTATGAGGCCTAGAATCTTTTTAAATTCCTTCATTAAAATGATCGTCTTTTGGTGTACCTGCAGCCAGAATGCTGATACTGGGACGTCATATCTTTGCAATTCATCCCAAATACTCCGGACAGTGTCCGTGCCACCTTGCATTCCCACCACTGCACCAGAAATAATCCATTCTGTAAGAAGTGGAGGCCTACCAGTACTTCCTGTGAAACATTCAATGAGCTCAGAAGGTGAGTTCCCGTGCAGTATCCGACCTTCAAATGAGTCCCCATGTAACTGCAACAACAATTTAAAGAATGAGCTCGAGTATGATATTTGAACAAAATCTACATTTGAACAGAGTTGTTAGAAAAATAGGAAGATGGAATAGAAGAAGAAAGGCTTTGAGCTGATATCACTGTCCTTTAACGTCTAAAGAGATATTGCCTGTATATTTTTTACTGGGTTACAAGCAATTCCCTTGAGGATCCAACAAAGCCTTAGTATACTGCATATTTTTCTTATGCTACTTCGGGAGAGTCCTTATATTTTATAGAATTTGAGAGATGACTTTTCAGAACATCCATTCTCTTTCACGAATAAATCTGTAAGTTCAATTCAAAACCCCCAATATTACAAACTAATTCAACAAGAGTTTTTAcattctttcattcatattgtcCCATTTAACACAACATGTAGTGGGATTATTTCTTCTAGCCTTAATGTTCTTTATGATTTGGTATAGTAAGAGATAAGATCTTGTCTTGTGTGTTAAGAGAAAATACAAGTTTTGTGCAGCAGATAATTCAGATACTGTTGTATTGAGTTGATGTTGGCCTAGTTAACATTATCTGAAAGTGCACCACCAATAATTAAGCTTGAGTTACACTATAAATATTCGAAAAGTAGGAAGAGAAATCATTGAAACTCACCTGTATCTGAATTCTATCATCTTTTGTTAGATCAAACACTGAATAGTCATAACCCTCCAAGTACATTGACCTCATCTTTGATGTCATGTAGAATGGCGAAGGCGCATAAGTTGTGCTCCAATCACCCCCTGCCCTGCATGACACAAGGGTGCTTATTTCAgtcttttgattttaaaaactTGGCACACTACTATTGATGTagttttattaaaaaagaaaggtATAATACATGAAAGGACACGGGCAAGTACACactacaaaaagaaaagtaCCTGTAGCTAACTAAATTGGCTGCAAAGGTAATAGGTTGATCGCCTCGTCCAATCCCTTGTTCTTGAACAAAAATAGGGACCCTCTTTCCTTTAAAGTTCATATGAGAAAATTGCTCTCCAaaaccaaatattttctcatttctttcacTTGAATATGTTACACAAATCCTATTATTAGTAAGTCCtccactacttttcatcacCACATTCTCCTCACTTGATGATGAAACAGTGATAGACTTTTTTAATCCTCCAAACCACCCATCTCTACGTCTCCGAATTCGACCAAATTTTAGAGAAAAGTTCCTATAACTTCTTGGAGAAACTCTTTTTGGAAGTTCTAGATCTGTTTTCCCAATTCTCACTTGGAAACCAACTTGATGACATTCTTTCTGATCAAACAGAATCCAATATCTTGCacaagttgaattttctttgtccGAATCTTTTCTTCGTGAAAATCTAACCTTTTTCTTTCGTTTATTGACACCGAAAACTTTCCCCGTGATCATTACAACAGGAAACAGGGGATTctttgatttgaaaaatgacGGGAAAATGTGATCTTTATCAGATTCGTTTATGATCTTTATGTCGTCAATGGTTTGATTATTTGAAAGGGAATGAACATATTTATCTTTGACGACGAAAGAACCTCTGCTTTCTTCCACTTCAGTTTCAGCAATTGCTGCAGAAATGAAAGGTTCACCAGGAAGAGTGGACCACAAGGGCCTTGTAAGCTCAGATTTGTGAGAGATTGAAAGAAATCCTCCATTTTTTGATAACCAATTCAACTGGAAATCTTTACCAATGGGGTAGATCCGATGGGAAGGGAGTGCATGAGAATTTAAGAATAAAGTTCCATATATCAATGGGAGTGACTTTGGGGTGGAAGGGAAAGGATTATTGAAATGTTTGTGATGCTTTTTGGTGATTTTTAAACTTGTCATGTTAGAAAGTATAAAGTGCTATTCTAAATGCAACTATTTATACACATGGTGGTATGTTCACACGAGTGTTTTTGTTTGTGaagtaaaaattatttggatgaatattttttataaataattaatgattttagcgatattttttatttattatcatttataacaatatttagtaatactatgataaatctgcacttgtattaaaaatgaattatgcgtgcaatataaatgtattgcaagtgttttaaaatatattatgtaagAAAtcgacacaatgtattataaatctgcACTTGTAGTAAAAATGAATTATGcgtgcaatataaatgtattgcaagtgttttaaaatatattatgtaagAAAtcgacacaatgtattataaatgtattaaaatatgtgataaatgtgttATCCAtcaataaaacttgtattatatgtattttctaaattattcacggtaatatgtattaaaattgtattataaatgtttagtgaaaaaaaatattattactataaatgataaatattttctttaatatatatatacacacgtaAGTTTCCCAAATTCTGATCCCAcaattttcaattttcaattttcaattttcaattttcatTGGCTTGTGAAGATTCCGGTAGCTTTGGGCTTTGTGGGTTGGAATATTATGAAAGTAGTAGTATTACCTCTGCGGGTATAAATGTCAAATTTCCTTGTGAGACTGCGGAAACATTGACAAAGTCCTcttcattaatttatttttaaaaggagATGGGCTTGAAGGATTCAAGTAGGTGTGTTTGTTGTACAAGTCACATTATCTCTATaacattatttaatattttttgttagtttaaaataaatgaatttttgaagttgTTGCGCGTTCCTTAATAAAGTTAGTTAGTAGCATTAATTAAGAGTTAATTTATTTCTTTGTTAGTTTTCACATTTGGGGGGATAATTTCAGAAACCTTTCTCTAGGTTTTGCTTTATAACACTCACTTtttttgtgatttataatattacGTCTATCTcacttattttgattattttttttgtaatcattctttaaatctatttaaaataaatataaattaagtacgatttgataaatttatccctcttttaattaatttctttgtattattaaaaatgacttatttaatgaatgatttaaaaataaatcaatacaaATAAgctaataatattatatatcatatatagatATGCGTAATATCATAAACCACAAGAAAAGTGATCGTTACAGAGCGAAACCTGAAGAGAGGTTTCTGAAATTgcccctttttaaaaaaaaaataattttagagatATAATTGACAATTTCATCAAAGAGACGGGTAATTTTAGGgggaaaaaaatacatttttgaactttaaaaaattcatttattttgaacaaaaaggagtatataataatattttcttaaaatattttttttttaaaaggcatACTGTGTAAACTGCCAAATTGCTTTACATTTTTCTTCACTGCCACCGACCATAGT
It contains:
- the LOC129896802 gene encoding uncharacterized protein LOC129896802 — its product is MTSLKITKKHHKHFNNPFPSTPKSLPLIYGTLFLNSHALPSHRIYPIGKDFQLNWLSKNGGFLSISHKSELTRPLWSTLPGEPFISAAIAETEVEESRGSFVVKDKYVHSLSNNQTIDDIKIINESDKDHIFPSFFKSKNPLFPVVMITGKVFGVNKRKKKVRFSRRKDSDKENSTCARYWILFDQKECHQVGFQVRIGKTDLELPKRVSPRSYRNFSLKFGRIRRRRDGWFGGLKKSITVSSSSEENVVMKSSGGLTNNRICVTYSSERNEKIFGFGEQFSHMNFKGKRVPIFVQEQGIGRGDQPITFAANLVSYRAGGDWSTTYAPSPFYMTSKMRSMYLEGYDYSVFDLTKDDRIQIQLHGDSFEGRILHGNSPSELIECFTGSTGRPPLLTEWIISGAVVGMQGGTDTVRSIWDELQRYDVPVSAFWLQDWVGQRETVIGSQLWWNWEADEMRYSGWKQLIRDLNMQHIKVMTYCNPCLAPMDKKPNLRRHHFEEAKKLDILVKDKNGELYMVPNTAFDVGMLDLTHPRTANWFKQILQEMVDDGVRGWMADFGEGLPVDAFLYSGEDPIAAHNRYPELWAKINREFVDEWKNTHVGKEGEDPEDGLVFFMRAGYRDTPKWAMLFWEGDQMVSWQKNDGIKSAVVGLLSGGLSGYALNHSDIGGYCAVNLPFFKYRRSEELLLRWMELAAFTTVFRTHEGNKPSCNSQFYSNNRTLSHFARLAKVYKAWKFYRIQLVKEASQKGLPICRHLFLHYPEDEHVHTLTYEQFLVGTEILVVPVLDKGKETVKAYFPIGENSSWKHIWTGKLYSTQGSEAWVEAPIGYPAIFVKEGSLVGENFLEKLGEYNVL